One genomic region from candidate division WOR-3 bacterium encodes:
- a CDS encoding PHP domain-containing protein: MTRLVDLHCHTTFSDGLLTPEQAVSRARELGLAAIGITDHDSIDGIERAQSCGRNVGIEVVPGVEMSCIVSGIDLHILGYYLDFRSPDVHDFFALVRRHRSERARLMVEKMKGMGVRLNFEDVRTLARDAAIGRPHVAQALVNAGAVPSVEEAFRRYIGYEAPAYVPKMKLEPRVAVDLIRSHGGVSVIGHPGTYHSDEAVYAAISAGVDGIEVWHPDHDKRDVARYEEIAQKNGLLVTGGSDCHGGRKGGRIFLGEVTVPYDCVVRLKQRSRERREW, from the coding sequence GTGACACGCCTCGTTGACCTTCATTGCCACACGACTTTCTCGGACGGGCTGTTGACGCCTGAACAGGCGGTAAGCCGGGCGCGGGAATTGGGCCTAGCGGCAATCGGCATTACTGACCACGACTCAATTGACGGTATCGAGCGGGCCCAGAGCTGTGGCCGGAATGTGGGCATCGAGGTTGTACCGGGCGTAGAGATGAGTTGCATTGTCAGCGGCATTGACCTCCACATCCTCGGCTACTACCTTGACTTCCGTTCACCGGACGTACACGACTTCTTTGCGCTGGTACGGCGTCACCGAAGCGAACGGGCACGGCTGATGGTGGAGAAGATGAAGGGAATGGGGGTGAGGTTGAACTTTGAGGACGTGCGCACTCTGGCGCGGGATGCGGCAATCGGCCGGCCGCACGTTGCTCAGGCTCTGGTCAACGCTGGCGCAGTGCCGAGTGTCGAGGAAGCGTTCCGTCGCTACATCGGTTACGAGGCGCCGGCCTACGTACCGAAGATGAAACTTGAGCCGCGGGTTGCGGTTGACCTAATCCGGTCTCATGGCGGGGTTTCAGTCATCGGCCATCCAGGCACCTACCACAGCGACGAGGCGGTGTATGCGGCGATTAGTGCGGGGGTGGACGGCATCGAGGTCTGGCATCCGGACCACGACAAGCGCGACGTTGCCCGATACGAGGAAATTGCCCAGAAGAACGGGTTGCTGGTAACGGGCGGCAGCGACTGTCACGGCGGCAGGAAGGGCGGGCGTATCTTTCTGGGCGAGGTGACGGTGCCGTACGACTGTGTGGTGCGGCTCAAGCAGCGGTCCAGAGAGAGAAGAGAATGGTAG